One part of the Alosa alosa isolate M-15738 ecotype Scorff River chromosome 4, AALO_Geno_1.1, whole genome shotgun sequence genome encodes these proteins:
- the slc52a3 gene encoding solute carrier family 52, riboflavin transporter, member 3-A, with product MSLWVHVLACAFGLGSWVAVNGLWVELPLIVTVLPEGWDLPSHLTVIIQLANLGPLLVTMAHRLCRGRVRESPVVSGVLALGVLSCVLLATLWRRTSWFLGQERSTAFFALTFFLALLDCTSSVTFLPFMMQLPAKYVTSYFIGEGLSGLVPGLVALAQGVGMAHCVNVSQSSANGSDPGFAIQTEYLPPNFSTEVFFGFLALMTAVSLAAFAALTRVPRTYQLSTENLVPESDSVPSVCYGVDAKGSGGGEERVQSRPLLAKPGHSASQLAFIYGMVVWVNGATNGLLPSVQTYSCMPYGHLAYHLSAALASVANPVACVIAMFRPKRSLVFLGVLCFLGSVFGGYNMAMAAMSPCPLLQGSALGEAIIVMSWVLFTGLLSYVKVMVGVILRDESHSALVWCGAAVQAGSLLGSVTMFPLVNIYHLFQAGDVCSTTCPS from the exons ATGTCCCTGTGGGTGCACGTACTGGCCTGTGCCTTCGGGCTGGGCTCATGGGTGGCGGTCAACGGGCTGTGGGTGGAGCTTCCCCTGATCGTGACTGTGCTGCCGGAGGGCTGGGATCTGCCGTCGCACCTGACAGTCATCATCCAGCTGGCCAACTTGGGCCCGCTGCTGGTGACAATGGCGCATCGCCTGTGCCGGGGGCGCGTGCGGGAGAGTCCGGTGGTGTCCGGCGTGCTGGCGCTGGGCGTGCTGTCCTGCGTGCTCCTGGCCACGCTCTGGCGTCGCACCTCCTGGTTTCTCGGGCAAGAGCGCAGCACTGCCTTCTTCGCCCTCACCTTCTTCCTCGCCCTCCTCGACTGCACCTCCTCCGTCACCTTCCTGCCCTTCATGATGCAACTTCCTGCCAAGTACGTGACGTCCTACTTCATCGGCGAGGGCCTGAGCGGGTTGGTGCCGGGCCTGGTGGCGTTGGCGCAGGGTGTGGGCATGGCCCACTGCGTCAACGTCTCCCAGTCATCCGCCAACGGCAGCGACCCCGGCTTCGCCATCCAGACAGAGTACCTGCCGCCCAACTTCTCCACTGAGGTCTTCTTCGGCTTCCTGGCACTCATGACGGCCGTCAGCCTGGCCGCCTTCGCCGCCCTGACCCGCGTACCACGCACCTACCAGCTGTCCACCGAGAACCTGGTGCCGGAGAGCGACTCGGTGCCGTCCGTGTGCTACGGCGTGGACGCCAAGGGCTCCGGCGGCGGTGAGGAGCGCGTGCAGAGTCGCCCCCTGCTGGCCAAGCCTGGCCACAGCGCGTCTCAGCTGGCCTTTATCTACGGCATGGTGGTGTGGGTGAACGGCGCTACCAACGGGCTGCTGCCCTCCGTGCAGACCTACTCCTGCATGCCCTACGGGCACCTGGCCTACCACCTGTCTGCCGCCCTCGCCTCTGTGGCCAATCCAGTCGCCTGCGTCATCGCCATGTTCCGTCCCAAACG gTCGCTGGTGTTTTTAGGGGTTCTGTGTTTCCTGGGCTCTGTGTTTGGGGGGTACAACATGGCCATGGCTGCCATGAGCCCCTGCCCATTGTTACAGGGCTCAGCGTTGGGGGAGGCCATCATC GTGATGTCCTGGGTGCTGTTTACTGGCCTGCTGTCCTATGTGAAGGTAATGGTGGGGGTGATCCTGCGAGACGAGAGCCACAGCGCCCTCGTGTGGTGTGGAGCTGCAGTGCAGGCTGGCTCCCTGCTGGGCTCGGTCACCATGTTCCCACTGGTCAACATCTACCACCTCTTCCAGGCTGGGGACGTCTGCAGCACCACCTGCCCCTCCTGA